A window from Labrus mixtus chromosome 14, fLabMix1.1, whole genome shotgun sequence encodes these proteins:
- the ppm1e gene encoding protein phosphatase 1E, with protein sequence MMAGSTAEEKTFRRFLELFLREMRMPLQESDPVPMRPLSDLVTEDEVEGECLDLCLQHLYKYNCPCSLAAALARATADSLLQTDLSIHHLTKTVEDGADPLPQIESVKLARLVFNRLFDMCCLWLKDLPYRRRPQPYYETSIHAIKNMRRKMEDKHVIIPDFNSLFNIQDLEEQAYFAVFDGHGGVDAAIYAANHLHVNLVKQESFNQDPIEALCKAFKVTDERFVKKASREHLRCGTTGVVTFLRGRTLYVAWLGDSQVILVRKEQVVELMKPHKPDREDEKQRIEALGGCVIWFGTWRVNGSLSVSRAIGDSEHKPYICGDADHGIFPFDGTEDYLILACDGFWDTVNPDEAVRVVSDHLQENSGDTTMVAHKLVASARDAGSSDNITVIVVFLRDPRSPLPTSTDEEEGVMEGEVEEEEGAEVEEEGQEGEEEEEDEAVRVEREGGEAGSTADIGGKNRGGWPLQQCSAPADLAYEDRTDSFTDRTSLSLLGPSLEGRISLTSSSRQLSSFFSSNIFTTSHIYRGKRPLRHRSCIPFHELNTSSFTDPLWPQTAMLLGPAVRQSHRPDHGSRRRSRRWPGTTKELLGLLPSGYLVPQMQRYSNCRPGVAVPHLPNNATI encoded by the exons TAACTGTCCATGCTCCCTGGCCGCAGCCCTCGCCAGAGCCACAGCAGACAGCCTCCTGCAGACTGACCTCTCCATCCACCACCTCACCAAGACCGTGGAAGATGGAGCTGACCCATTACCAC agatCGAGTCTGTGAAGCTGGCCCGCCTGGTCTtcaacagactgtttgacatGTGCTGTCTGTGGCTGAAGGATCTGCCCTACCGCCGCCGCCCACAGCCGTACTACGAAACGTCGATACACGCCATCAAGAACATGAGGCGCAAGATGGAGGACAAGCACGTCATCATCCCCGACTTCAACTCCCTCTTCAACATTCAG gATCTGGAGGAACAGGCTTACTTTGCTGTGTTTGACGGCCACGGCGGCGTTGACGCTGCCATTTATGCCGCCAACCATCTTCACGTCAACTTAGTTAAGCAGGAGTCCTTCAACCAGGACCCGATCGAGGCGCTCTGCAAAGCATTCAAGGTCACAGACGAGCGTTTTGTGAAGAAGGCCTCCAGAGAG CACCTACGTTGCGGCACGACCGGCGTGGTGACGTTCCTGCGGGGCCGGACGTTGTATGTGGCGTGGCTGGGAGACTCGCAGGTCATTCTGGTCAGAAAAGAACAAGTTGTGGAGCTCATGAAACCACATAAACCAGACCGAGAG GATGAGAAGCAGAGGATCGAGGCTCTGGGAGGCTGTGTGATCTGGTTTGGCACATGGAGGGTTAACGGCAGTCTGTCTGTATCCAGAGCAATAG GTGACTCGGAGCATAAACCCTACATCTGTGGTGATGCAGACCACGGTATCTTCCCATTCGACGGTACAGAGGACTACCTCATTCTGGCCTGTGATGGCTTCTGGGACACAGTGAATCCAGACGAGGCGGTGCGGGTGGTCAGCGATCACCTCCAGGAGAACAGCGGGGACACCACCATGGTTGCCCACAAGCTGGTGGCGTCCGCCCGAGACGCAGGCTCTAGTGATAACATCACTGTCATAGTGGTGTTCTTACGGGACCCGCGCTCCCCACTCCCCACCAGcacagacgaggaggagggtGTGATGGAAggtgaggtggaggaggaggagggggctgagGTGGAAGAAGAGGgacaggaaggggaggaggaagaggaggatgaggcaGTCAGGGTAGAGCGTGAGGGTGGTGAGGCAGGCAGCACTGCGGACATCGGGGGTAAGAATCGCGGCGGCTGGCCCCTGCAGCAGTGCTCCGCCCCCGCTGACCTGGCCTACGAAGACCGAACAGACTCGTTCACGGACAGAACCAGCCTCAGCCTGCTGGGGCCGTCGCTGGAGGGCCGCATCTCCCTGACCAGCAGCTCACGTCAGCTCAGCTCCTTCTTTAGCTCCAACATCTTCACGACCTCCCATATCTACCGAGGGAAACGCCCACTGAGGCACAGGTCCTGTATCCCCTTTCATGAGCTCAACACCTCTAGCTTCACGGACCCGCTGTGGCCGCAGACAGCCATGCTGTTAGGCCCTGCAGTGAGGCAAAGCCACAGGCCCGATCATGGTAGCCGCAGGCGGAGCCGGAGGTGGCCAGGCACAACCAAGGAGCTGTTAGGCCTGTTGCCATCTGGCTACTTAGTGCCGCAAATGCAGCGCTACTCCAACTGCAGGCCTGGGGTGGCAGTGCCTCACCTGCCCAACAATGCCACCATCTGA